A single window of Vigna unguiculata cultivar IT97K-499-35 chromosome 1, ASM411807v1, whole genome shotgun sequence DNA harbors:
- the LOC114177761 gene encoding uncharacterized protein At1g66480-like, with protein MGNAMGSKRAKVMKIDGETFKLKTPARANDVVKDYPGHVLLDSQAVKNFGPRAKPLEPDHELKPKKLYFLVELPKVRPEPLTRRVRSSGIRGMNAKDRLDFLMLSKRSVSDLAVVKHGPGPDTSSGPTRVRMRVPKAQLERLMEESHDGGEVAEKILSLYMGNNAAAVDGGASVVEAQKELRNRKAQRKKVSFSPVEHEEIHEESAAPQKSLVYTSPSR; from the exons ATGGGGAACGCTATGGGGAGTAAAAGAGCAAAGGTGATGAAAATAGATGGTGAAACGTTCAAGCTGAAGACTCCGGCCAGAGCAAACGACGTCGTTAAAGACTACCCCGGTCACGTTCTGCTGGACTCTCAAGCGGTAAAAAACTTCGGGCCTCGGGCCAAGCCCTTGGAGCCCGACCACGAGCTCAAGCCCAAGAAGCTTTATTTCTTGGTGGAGTTACCCAAGGTTCGGCCCGAGCCACTGACGAGGAGGGTGCGATCAAGTGGGATCCGTGGCATGAACGCCAAGGATAGGCTTGATTTCTTGATGCTGTCGAAACGCTCCGTTTCGGACCTCGCCGTGGTGAAGCATGGGCCGGGCCCAGACACTAGTAGTGGGCCCACGAGGGTGAGAATGAGGGTGCCCAAGGCCCAGTTGGAGAGGCTCATGGAGGAGAGCCACGACGGGGGTGAGGTGGCGGAGAAGATCTTAAGTTTGTACATGGGGAACAATGCCGCCGCCGTGGACGGTGGCGCATCGGTGGTGGAGGCCCAAAAGGAGCTTCGCAATCGGAAAGCACAAAGG AAGAAGGTGAGTTTCAGTCCAGTAGAACATGAGGAAATTCACGAGGAATCAGCAGCACCTCAAAAGTCACTTGTCTATACTAGCCCTTCCAGATAG
- the LOC114180374 gene encoding uncharacterized protein LOC114180374 — MVGIGVPICVECGTRSNPCRCKVVGPTLGFVAFAAAAVVEWPVGALVYCFRHSKGRKIMGHPASVIYPSVTNAIPI; from the coding sequence ATGGTTGGAATTGGAGTTCCAATTTGCGTGGAATGTGGAACGAGGAGCAACCCTTGCCGGTGCAAGGTGGTGGGGCCGACACTGGGGTTCGTGGCGTTTGCGGCGGCGGCGGTGGTTGAGTGGCCGGTGGGAGCTCTTGTCTATTGCTTTCGCCATTCAAAGGGTCGTAAAATTATGGGTCATCCCGCTTCCGTCATATACCCTTCAGTCACCAATGCCATTCCCATCTAA
- the LOC114191154 gene encoding leucine-rich repeat extensin-like protein 3 → MASLTLSLRPQKSAIVLFLICISFSYSVEEVIISSKKLDQLPAETEIKCGSCPCGDTCGDQPPPPPPSTPPPCLSPPPPLPSPPPPPPPSPPPPPKYPTCPQNCNPLPPPPPRFVYVPVPGVPKPYTWVYYYSGAENRAVGLLVLAALGGISLATLLIDDIMKLNLCF, encoded by the coding sequence ATGGCTTCTCTAACACTGAGTTTGAGGCCTCAAAAGTCTGCAATAGTGCTCTTTCttatatgcatttcattttcatattcaGTTGAAGAAGTCATAATATCTTCTAAGAAGTTAGACCAACTACCAGCAGAGACTGAAATCAAGTGTGGATCATGTCCTTGTGGAGACACCTGTGGTGACCAACCTCCACCACCCCCACCATCAACTCCACCTCCTTGTCTATCTCCGCCGCCACCGCTACCgtcaccaccacctccaccaccaccgtCGCCACCGCCTCCTCCTAAGTATCCCACGTGTCCTCAGAACTGCAACCCCTTGCCACCACCACCGCCAAGATTCGTATACGTGCCTGTGCCAGGTGTTCCAAAACCATATACTTGGGTATATTACTACTCAGGTGCTGAAAACAGAGCTGTGGGATTGCTTGTTTTGGCTGCTTTGGGAGGAATATCATTGGCAACGCTACTTATCGATGACATCATGAAGCTAAATCTATGCTTCTGA